A genome region from Cutaneotrichosporon cavernicola HIS019 DNA, chromosome: 5 includes the following:
- the ELP3 gene encoding uncharacterized protein (Catalytic histone acetyltransferase subunit of the RNA polymerase II elongator complex, which is a component of the RNA polymerase II (Pol II) holoenzyme and is involved in transcriptional elongation) has product MIAKEPSQAELHLLCLSSIVRDLITAYEGASSSSNSAAPNLQRLRAKYAQKYGLNSVPRLTDVLAAVPDEWKDRLRGWLMAKPVRTASGVAVVAVMCKPHRCPHVAMTGNICVYCPGGPDSDFEYSTQSYTGYEPTSMRAIRGRYDPYEQTRGRVEQLRSLGHSVDKVEIIIMGGTFMSMPEDYRHSFIAGLHNALSGATTEDVDEAVKFSEQSKTKCVGITIETRPDYCLKTHLSQMLRYGCTRLEIGVQSVYEDVARDTNRGHTVRAVSESFQMSKDAGYKIVAHMMPDLPNCGIDRDIWQFQEFFENPAFRSDGLKLYPTLVIRGTGLYELWRTGKYKNYPPNLLVDIVARIMALVPPWTRVYRVQRDIPMPLVSSGVENGNLRELALGRMKDFGAECRDVRFREVGLHEIHNRVRPQDLELLRRDYTANGGWETFLSYEDPEQDILVGLLRLRKCSEGTYRKELVGMPGGCSLVRELHVYGTAAPVHSRDPKKFQHQGIGTLLMEEAERIARDEHGSSRVAVISGVGTRDYYRRLGYVLDGPYMVKDL; this is encoded by the exons TGATCACAGCGTACGAGGgcgcgtcatcctcgtccaaCTCGGCCGCGCCCAACCTCCAGCGCCTCCGCGCCAAGTATGCGCAGAAGTATGGCCTCAACTCGGTCCCCCGCCTGACGGATGTGCTCGCTGCCGTCCCCGACGAGTGGAAGGACCGCCTGCGCGGGTGGCTCATGGCCAAGCCGGTCCGCACCGCGTCGGGAgttgccgtcgtcgccgttATGTGCAAGCCGCACCGGTGTCCGCATGTCGCCATGACCGGCAACATCTGCGTGTACTGCCCCGGCGGACCGGACTCGGACTTTGAGTACTCGACTCAGTCGTACACAGGGTACGAGCCGACATCGATGCGCGCTATTCGGGGTCGGTATGATCCGTACGAGCAGACGCGTGGGCGTGTTGAGCAGCTCCGCAGCTTAGGTCACTCGGtggacaaggtcgagatCATCATTATGGGCGGCACGTTCATGAGCATGCCCGAGGACTACCGGCACAGCTTCATTGCGGGCCTGCATAACGCCCTCAGCGGTGCTACGACCGAGGatgttgacgaggcggtcaAGTTCTCGGAGCAGAGCAAGACCAAGTGTGTTGGTATCACGATCGAGACGCGCCCAGACTACTGCCTCAAGACTCACCTCAG ccaGATGCTGCGGTACGGGTGCACACGTCTCGAGATCGGTGTGCAGAGTGTATACGAGGATGTGGCCCGCGACACCAACCGTGGACACACGGTGCGCGCCGTGTCTGAGTCGTTCCAGATGTCCAAGGATGCGGGATACAAGATCGTGGCGCACATGATGCCTGACCTCCCCAACTGCGGTATCGACCGCGACATCTGGCAGTTCCAAGAGTTCTTCGAGAACCCCGCCTTCCGCTCGGACGGCCTCAAGCTCTACCCGACGCTCGTCATCCGCGGCACCGGTCTGTACGAGCTCTGGCGCACCGGCAAGTACAAGAACTACCCGCCAAACCTGCTAGTCGACATTGTTGCGCGCATCATGGCACTTGTGCCACCCTGGACGCGCGTGTACCGTGTGCAGCG tgaCATTCCCATGCCGCTCGTCTCGTCAGGTGTCGAGAACGGCAACCTccgcgagcttgcgctGGGGCGCATGAAGGACTTTGGCGCCGAGTGCCGTGACGTGCGATTCCGCGAGGTCGGTCTGCACGAGATCCACAACCGCGTGCGCCCGCAggaccttgagctcctgCGCCGCGACTACACTGCCAATGGTGGATGGGAGACGTTCCTCTCGTACGAGGACCCTGAGCAGGACATCCTCGTCGGACTCCTCCGCCTGCGCAAGTGCTCCGAGGGGACGTACAGGAAGGAGCTGGTTGGCATGCCTGGTGGGTGCTCGCTCGTTCGCGAGCTGCACGTCTACGGTACGGCTGCGCCCGTCCACTCGCGCGATCCCAAGAAGTTCCAGCATCAGGGTATCGGAACACTGCTcatggaggaggcggagaggattgcgcgcgacgagcacggCAGCTCGCGTGTCGCCGTCATCTCGGGCGTCGGGACACGTGACTACTACCGCCGCCTCGGGTACGTCCTGGACGGGCCGTACATGGTCAAGGACTTGTGA
- a CDS encoding uncharacterized protein (protein kinase activity), whose amino-acid sequence MSRPITNTHTTSTIEGIACEYQSGKVIVAQAPNPNSEVVIGTPTGATRALDASVATDGISDAQRAWYALLDDHKAGQSEAQRMLMSACEKSASGWKHLFPLSVFERVTEFLKKDVFGFGVDAEVIFGKEAPKVQLMRRLGSGSFGSVFEVADRAGKRLAMKVCVNSANERSAWSQEVRFGAVLANVPGMVHVRETACTSDFLFVVLDLGQGTLQRELVDGAMTLRRRLFVATKLSLAVSSLQERCIFHLDLKPENVVIVRPENANRDTEPRIIDFGLSLSSLGPISATRRGTLRYHAPEVAAAGLVTSGADVWALGLMLWEIVASPSHCLRELGYRARQPQDMAEWRLLNRCRGHDYLMKREYLITRTLQRGPTEAWFTAPVWATDIGRHMRMYVEACLVVDPMRRAPAGYVAQGLSNFWNHVNSTQDAPT is encoded by the coding sequence ATGTCTCGCCCCATCACCAACACGCACACCACTTCAACCATTGAGGGTATTGCCTGTGAGTATCAATCTGGGAAGGTTATTGTTGCCCAAGCCCCAAACCCGAACTCTGAAGTGGTGATTGGCACGCCCACAGGGGCTACTAGGGCACTTGATGCCTCTGTTGCCACGGATGGCATTTCAGATGCCCAGAGGGCATGGTACGCGCTTCTGGACGACCACAAGGCTGGCCAGTCCGAAGCGCAGCGCATGTTGATGAGCGCATGTGAAAAGTCAGCGTCGGGTTGGAAGCATCTCTTCCCACTGAGTGTGTTTGAGCGGGTGACCGAGTTCCTGAAAAAGGACGTGTTTGGTTTCGGCGTGGACGCGGAGGTGATTTTCGGCAAGGAAGCCCCCAAGGTACAGTTGATGAGGCGTCTAGGGAGCGGAAGCTTTGGTAGTGTTTTCGAAGTTGCCGACCGCGCTGGGAAGCGGCTGGCCATGAAAGTTTGCGTGAACAGCGCGAATGAGCGGTCAGCGTGGAGCCAGGAGGTGCGTTTTGGCGCTGTTCTTGCAAATGTTCCAGGTATGGTACATGTGCGCGAGACGGCGTGTACTTCCGACTTTCTCTTTGTCGTGTTGGATCTCGGGCAGGGGACGCTCCAGAGGGAGCTTGTGGATGGCGCGATGACCCTGCGTCGGCGCTTGTTTGTGGCCACGAAACTCTCACTTGCAGTTTCGTCCTTGCAGGAGCGCTGCATCTTCCatctcgacctcaagcccgagaatgtcgtcatcgtccgCCCCGAAAACGCCAACCGGGACACCGAGCCCCGCATCATCGACTTTGGCCTttcgctctcctccctcgGCCCAATCTCTGCTACACGGCGTGGTACCCTTCGTTACCATGCACCCGAAGTGGCAGCCGCTGGGCTTGTTACTTCCGGAGCCGACGTGTGGGCTTTGGGACTGATGCTGTGGGAAATCGTCGCTTCGCCATCCCACTGCCTCCGTGAGCTGGGGTatcgcgcgcgccagccACAGGATATGGCAGAGTGGCGCTTGCTTAACCGTTGCAGGGGTCATGACTACCTGATGAAGCGTGAGTACCTCATCACTCGTACCCTGCAGAGAGGCCCCACCGAGGCATGGTTCACGGCCCCCGTGTGGGCGACGGATATTGGGCGCCACATGCGCATGTACGTTGAGGCGTGCCTGGTTGTAGACCCGATGCGTAGAGCGCCAGCCGGATATGTTGCGCAGGGACTTTCGAATTTCTGGAATCACGTGAACAGCACCCAGGATGCGCCAACCTAG
- a CDS encoding uncharacterized protein (Aromatic-L-amino-acid decarboxylase): MDVEQFRKAGYAAIDQICDYYTSLEQRDVKSAVKPGYLLEQLSTTPPTKGEAFPAIAADFQKLVMPGITHWQHPKFFAYFPSVVTFESILGDMYSSSVSNPGFNWSCSPACTELEQLVMEWMVTILGLDDVFRTSSGKGGGIIGTSASDMCLTAAIAARERALRVLAREHHNANGTATPTEGPTDIPFSVRSESTNKLVIYGSTQTHSIGVKTALLLGLPFRALPVKAEDGYALRGDVLQAAIEEDIKKGFVPFFVIGTVGTTSSGAVDYIAEIGEVVRQYPTAFLHIDAAWAGMAWALPEQREMLRLAEVNKYGDSVCTNAHKWGLVGFDCSLFFVRDRRDLTEALDVTPTYLRTKEADAGTVIDYRNWQLALGRRFRSVKLWFVMRGYGVEGLQAHLRNGIDLCSDLASVVSKDSKFEIVAPPRLGLLCFRLKKEGANAAELDGLNVELNSRLAARPDVHLTQTILKSEDAGEIFCIRFAIGALRTTKQDVDEVWAEVVKDSDTLLLEGDRLKN; this comes from the exons ATGGACGTCGAACA GTTCCGCAAGGCTG gcTATGCTGCCATCGACCAAATCTGTGACTACTACACCTCGCTCGAACAGCGTGATGTAAAGTCGGCCGTCAAGCCGGGctacctcctcgagcagctcagCA CAACCCCGCCGaccaagggcgaggcgtTTCCCGCCATCGCTGCCGACTTTCAAAAACTCGTCATGCCAGGAATCACCCACTGGCAGCACCCCAAGTTCTTTGCATACTTCCCGTCGGTGGTGACCTTCGAGTCTATCCTCGGTGACATGTACAGCTCGTCCGTGTCCAACCCTGGATTCAAT TGGTCGTGTTCGCCGGCGTGtaccgagctcgagcagtTGGTCATGGAATGGATGGTAACGATTTTGGGGCTTGATGACGTTTTCCGCACAAGTTCGGGCAAGGGTGGGGGTATTATTGGT acctcggcctcggacaTGTGCCTCACGGCGGCCAtagcggcgcgcgagcgcgccctccgcgtccttgcgcgcgagcaccACAATGCGAACGGCACGGCCACGCCTACCGAGGGCCCAACCGACATCCCCTTCAGCGTGCGGTCGGAGAGTACCAACAAGCTCGTCATATACGGCTCGACGCAGACGCACAGCATCGGCGTCAAGACTGCCTTGCTTCTCGGCCTGCCGTTCCGCGCCCTCCCTGTGAAAGCTGAAGACGGGTACGCGCTGCGCGGAGACGTGCTCCAGGCcgcgatcgaggaggataTCAAGAAGGGCTTTGTGCCGTTCTTCGTTA TCGGCACAGTCGGCACCACGTCGTCGGGCGCGGTCGACTACATCGCTGAGATTGGCGAGGTTGTGCGCCAGTACCCCACCGCGTTCCTTCACATTGACGCCGCGTGGGCCGGTATGGCGTGGGCGCTCCccgagcagcgcgagatgctgcgcctcgccgaggttAACAAGTACGGCGACTCGGTTTGCACCAACGCCCACAAGTGGGGCCTCGTGGGCTTTGACTGCT ctctCTTCTTCGTCCGCGACCGCCGCGATCTCACagaggcgctcgacgtcacgCCCACGTATCTGCGcaccaaggaggccgacgcggGCACCGTCATCGACTACCGCAACTGGcagcttgcccttggccgGCGTTTCCGCAGCGTCAAGCTGTGGTTCGTGATGCGCGGTTatggcgtcgagggcctgCAGGCACACCTGCGTAATGGTATCGACCTGTGTAGCGACCTCGCTTCAGTGGTGTCCAAGGATTCCAAATTTGAGATTGTTGCGCCACCGCGACTTGGCCTCTTGTGTTTCCgcctcaagaaggagggtgcAAACGCAGCGGAACTGGACGGGCTCAATGTCGAGCTCAACAGCCggttggcggcgcgcccCGACGTGCACCTGACGCAGACGATTCTCAAGTCTGAAGACGCGGGGGAGATCTTCTGCATTCGCTTCGCTATCGGTGCGCTGCGGACGACTAAACAGGACGTCGATGAGGTGTGGGCCGAGGTGGTCAAGGACAGCGATACGTTACTTCTTGAGGGGGACAGGCTCAAGAATTAA